From a single Acidobacteriota bacterium genomic region:
- a CDS encoding L,D-transpeptidase, protein MKHAPEPNENNTSHSDGGAMIRRPALVATVMIWDVLALLALLGYAVFLGTGYEYRTLRPADAIKHAEPFPEGADPAVQAKIKRDSDKVFRKLAPRGSHVVIDRVHNRLYLWRANTLLLEAAISCGAGSRLADTKTGREWTFDTPVGRFRVVNRREYPVWVAPDWEFIEANEPIPRSRSARVQEGMLGEYALDLNIPGYMIHGTLYSRLLGRSVSHGCIRVGRDDLRVLWRKVPIGSTVFIF, encoded by the coding sequence ATGAAGCACGCCCCGGAACCTAATGAGAACAACACCAGCCACTCGGATGGCGGCGCGATGATCCGTCGTCCCGCACTCGTGGCTACGGTCATGATCTGGGATGTTCTAGCCTTGCTGGCGCTGCTCGGTTATGCGGTTTTCCTGGGCACCGGCTACGAATACCGGACCCTGCGTCCCGCCGACGCGATCAAACATGCGGAACCGTTTCCCGAAGGGGCCGATCCGGCCGTACAGGCCAAAATCAAGCGCGACAGCGACAAGGTCTTCCGGAAGCTGGCCCCACGCGGGTCGCACGTCGTGATCGACCGGGTGCACAACCGGTTGTACCTGTGGCGGGCCAACACCCTACTGCTCGAGGCGGCCATCTCCTGCGGCGCCGGATCCCGGCTCGCGGATACGAAAACCGGCCGTGAATGGACGTTCGATACGCCGGTGGGTCGGTTTCGAGTGGTGAACCGACGCGAGTATCCGGTCTGGGTCGCGCCCGACTGGGAGTTCATCGAAGCCAACGAACCCATCCCGCGAAGCCGGTCGGCGCGCGTCCAGGAAGGCATGCTCGGCGAGTACGCCCTGGACCTCAACATCCCGGGCTACATGATCCACGGCACGCTATACAGCCGCCTGCTGGGACGCAGCGTCAGTCACGGCTGTATCCGAGTGGGGCGCGACGACCTGCGGGTACTCTGGCGCAAGGTGCCCATCGGCAGCACCGTTTTCATCTTTTAA